The DNA sequence TTTTCATAAAAAAAGGCACGGTTTTAACGTGCCTTATATAAATAGCCGAAATAGTAAACTACAGAAGAAAGATAATTGCAGAAAAAAATGTGCCGTGTAAGCCTGAATTCTCTCAATGTTAATCCAATTTACTTTCTACATGCCGTAAGATAGGAATCACTATAAACGTGTTGATTCATAATAATCTCTGCTGTTATTGCAGCATCCATTAAATCCTTATCAAGTACATCCATGACAGCAGCGTCCAGTCCGTATGAGATTCCCATGGTTAAAAATATACGGGCTAAAAGCCTTTTTTCCTTTGTTCCCTGAGAGAAGTTACTGAGCCCTACATTTCGGTGTGGCGGCGGATCAGAGATCATTTTGATCTGGTTGAAGATGTCAAACATGAGTGCAGGCTGTTTCTGATCGACATTAATAGGGAAAAGTACGGGGTCTATGTATACCTTTGATAGTTCATACTCATGCTCTACCGCCTTTTCCACAATCTTCATAGCAATCTCCATACGCCGTTCAACATCCTGGGGAATACCACATTTATCCATCGTAAGACATATCAGCGATGCATTGTATTCCTTAGCCAAAGGCATGTATTTATCTAATTCTTCAGGATCACCCTTTGAGGAATTGATTAAGACCTCATTTTTAATCACCGATAAACCGGCCTTTACGATATCGAATTTTTGACTGTCGATCGCAATGGGTGTCTTTACTGTATCCTGAATAACCTCAATTAACCATTTCATCGCTCCAGCCGGATCTGCCGTAGCAGTACCCACATTCACGTCCAGAAAACTAGCCCCGGCCTCTGTCTGCTTTATCGCAAGTTCTTGCACAGCCTTTGGGTCCTTATTTTTTATAGCTTCACGTACATCTTTAAACATACCGTTGATACGTTCCCCTATAGAAATCATCGTATGTTTACCCTTTCTCTTTCATAAATTGTCACACCTTAACTTCACCGCAAAGTCTTCTATTACGAGAATCTCATGTTTCGTGTTTCTTATTTCCCGTTACACGAGAAATACGAAACTCAAAACATCTTTGCGCTGAACTATTACGCTTTTTTTAGTATAAACGATCAATACATTTTTTTACTGCTGCAACAGCTCTGGGATGATTCATACGAATGATATCAACACCAGATTGCAAAAGGCTGGTGGCAGTAATGGTTTCCCACATCGGACCTCTTTCTTCCCGCGGTCCCCACTGGGGAACATCGTTATCGTTAGATTTAGCCTCTTTTGATCGCCATGCCTCATGACCAACATCGCAGATTACCGGCATAGACATCATTTTATCGCCCGTAAGAGCAGCCAATCGCTCACGTTCCTGAATAGAATAGGTATACTCCAAACCGTAGCCTAGAGCGCCAGTTGATTGGAACATTACTATTCGGTTGAGTGGAAAATCCATCTCAGACACGAGAATATTAATCTGTTTTCCAATGTTAATATCCACAGGCGCCATGGTAATAATACTGTGTCCATCTGCCAGGCATGTAGCTGTAAGTGTCTTATAGTTATCCTGTGATACAATGCCTAATAGACAGTTTTCTCCCCTGGCAGCCTGGCTCACTTTAGGCATTACCTCGTTATCTTTCTCATCATGCTCACACCCCCAAATAATGAGAGGAACACCTACTGCAGCAAGGATCGATTTTACCGTTTTTACCGCATCTTCTGCACTTTTATCACCTTTGTCAGGATGGACTCCATCAAGCTTAAGACAGATCAGATCAGCCCCATATTGCTCTACACATTTTTTTGCCCATTGTGCCGGATCGTTGATGACATCGGCAAAAGGCTTGGTTAAGGTCTCAGCCCAGTCATCAGGCGGTGTATCATACACATCCATAGCAATTACCGGCTTATGGCCAGGATTCCCCTCAAAATCCATAAAAGGAATACATTTTGAGCCACCAACGGTGATCGTCTTTTGTCGGCTACCTCCTTTATCCTTTGTAGCACCAATAGTAATCTCATTGACACCACTTGTCCACTTGTCCGCTACATTTGGTATTTCCATCATTTATCTCCTACTATCTATCAAAAACGTAACTACAGAGTACACAGAGGAAAAACTTTAATAACCTTTGAAACCCAATCCTCAGTAAAATTTTGAAATTTAAGCATGGAACAATATTAAACAATATTATATGAGATCAGACACCGTCTTCTGAAGCATACTCGCCGGCAGGTGTTTTTGTAAAAACTCACCCAGTTTTCGGTATAATTCATTTTCACGGGAAATCTCAAATATGGGTGCCCCACACGCTGCAGTATCATACACCTCCTGATCGAACGGGAATATCGCAGATATCTCAATCCCCAAACTATCTAACTTCTGCTGAAGATTCTCATGAATGCCATTTTTCGGTACCCGGTTCAATACACAGAACTTTTGTCTAATCGTAATTGGAAGCGAATCGGCTAATTTAAGGATCCGCTGCATGGTCAATGCACCAACAATCGTTGGCTCACTTACAATCATCAGGAAATCTACATTATTCGTAGTCCTGCGGGAGAGATGCTCCATACCAGCTTCATTATCTGTCACAATAAAAGGATAGGTTGTTCCTACTTTATCAAGATATTTCCGCAAAAGATTGTTCACATAACAATAACACTTCGGACCTTCGGGCCTACCCATGGTCAAGAGATCGAATTTGTCCTTTTCAACAATAGATTCCTCAATAGCATACTCAATGTATCTATCCTTGGACATTCCCGAAAAATCAACCTTCTTTTCTACAATATCCTCACGGAGATCAGCAACGGTACTCTGTACATGCAATCCGAGCAACGAACCTAGTGAGGCGTTAGGATCAGCATCGACAGCAGATACAGGCTTACCAATCTCCTCAGTAATATATCGAATAATAAGAGCAGAAAGGGTTGATTTTCCCGTTCCGCCTTTCCCAGCGACTGCAATATTAAACGCCATACACAAACCTCATAAGCATTATCTAAAATCTATTTATCAAGTTTTTCACTTTCACCCAACTCCACGTTCTCTACAACTTCTGCGGTGAATACTTGTTACTGAATTTTCAATTCCTCTGCTACTGATGGAAATTTTTCGATATCGGTATGAGGTAAAAAGTTTGCCGATATATATTCTTCCATATATTTATTGTTATTCATAAGATCGAAATACGTCATCTTTGATGCAATCGCCCTCGATACTTCATAAGCATCTTTGGAGAAGAGAGACATTTTAGCACCAATTACAGAGGTATTTCCAACAAACTGAACTTTCGAAATAGAGATATCAGGCAGCATTCCAATGGTGATTGCACTTCGTACATCCAAATAGTTACCAAACCCCCCGGCAAGGTATAGCTGCTCGATATTGTTTATATCCATACCCATAGATTCAATTAATGTGGAAATCGCCGAATAGATAGCAGCCTTAGATCGTATAAGATTTTGAATATCGGCTTGTGTAATGACTATATCCTTTTTTGTGGCAGTTTCGCTTTTATCTACCAGGATAAACTCATATCCATTATCTGTTTTTCTTAACCGGTCTGTATCTATTCCTTTCTGGAAATTTCCTGTCCTGTCAATAACACCACTTCTTACAAGAGTGGCCAAACAATCCAGCAATCCTGAGCCGCATATCCCACTCGGAGGAGTATCACCAATTGTCTTGTAATTAACGTCAAAATTCTTTGTTATGTTTATCTTTTCTATAGCGCCTTTCGCTGCCCGCATGCCACATGAAATACCACTACCCTCAAAGGAAGGCCCCGCCGACGCTGAACAGCATACCATCCAATCTTTATTACCCAGTACAATTTCGCCATTGGTACCTATATCAATAAGGAGTGACAATGCCTCAGCCTTATCTAACCGTATAGCAAGAACACCGGATGTAATATCACCACCCACATATGCCCCAACACAGGGCAGTGTATACAGCAAACCCTGATTATTAGTTTTTATACCTACTTCAGCAGCCCGGAGAGGAGGTATAAAACTGA is a window from the Candidatus Jettenia sp. genome containing:
- a CDS encoding dihydropteroate synthase, giving the protein MFKDVREAIKNKDPKAVQELAIKQTEAGASFLDVNVGTATADPAGAMKWLIEVIQDTVKTPIAIDSQKFDIVKAGLSVIKNEVLINSSKGDPEELDKYMPLAKEYNASLICLTMDKCGIPQDVERRMEIAMKIVEKAVEHEYELSKVYIDPVLFPINVDQKQPALMFDIFNQIKMISDPPPHRNVGLSNFSQGTKEKRLLARIFLTMGISYGLDAAVMDVLDKDLMDAAITAEIIMNQHVYSDSYLTACRK
- a CDS encoding acetyl-CoA decarbonylase/synthase complex subunit delta, giving the protein MMEIPNVADKWTSGVNEITIGATKDKGGSRQKTITVGGSKCIPFMDFEGNPGHKPVIAMDVYDTPPDDWAETLTKPFADVINDPAQWAKKCVEQYGADLICLKLDGVHPDKGDKSAEDAVKTVKSILAAVGVPLIIWGCEHDEKDNEVMPKVSQAARGENCLLGIVSQDNYKTLTATCLADGHSIITMAPVDINIGKQINILVSEMDFPLNRIVMFQSTGALGYGLEYTYSIQERERLAALTGDKMMSMPVICDVGHEAWRSKEAKSNDNDVPQWGPREERGPMWETITATSLLQSGVDIIRMNHPRAVAAVKKCIDRLY
- a CDS encoding AAA family ATPase, coding for MAFNIAVAGKGGTGKSTLSALIIRYITEEIGKPVSAVDADPNASLGSLLGLHVQSTVADLREDIVEKKVDFSGMSKDRYIEYAIEESIVEKDKFDLLTMGRPEGPKCYCYVNNLLRKYLDKVGTTYPFIVTDNEAGMEHLSRRTTNNVDFLMIVSEPTIVGALTMQRILKLADSLPITIRQKFCVLNRVPKNGIHENLQQKLDSLGIEISAIFPFDQEVYDTAACGAPIFEISRENELYRKLGEFLQKHLPASMLQKTVSDLI